TCTCCAGCCAAGCAAGCTGTCTCAGGTGCCGATGGAGCCACTCAAAGTTTTATCCGAGTCCAAAATACTGCACACACAGCCCGCTGATTCTAGTGAGTATATTCTCAGAGCATTGACATGGCTCCTCTCCACATGGCCACAAAGTCATCTTGTAAAATACAGTCGCAGAACACTCCCAGGCAGGACACTCACTCCAGGGCTTCAACCAGGTGTCTGCCAGTAACAGGTGAAAACTGAAGCATAACCACTTCAATCTAGTAAGAAATTGCGGAAGGAAGAGTAATATAACTCGATATTGACAGATAATCTTGTAGGAGCTCATGAGCCATGCAGCTGTCCAGCAGAGCAATCCGGATCCACCCCCTCCATTAGCAATGCCTTATAGAGGGGCGGGACATTCCCTaactatagaaaaaaaatcagattgacTACAACAGATTTATTTGTTTGGAAAAACAATTGTTATATATCATGGATATAATATATCAGAGCATAGTTTAACATATAGTTGTTGGGGTCCTATTTAGCTATGACAAGTGAATACTCTTTTACGTAGTACATAGTGTATATCTTGCTGCAGCAAAAATGTTacaatatatttttcttattttgcatATTACCCTTAATGCACGTTTCAGCAGGAATCTGGAGAGAGCACTGTCATGATACGGTTCAAACTTTACAGCCTGAAAGtaagaaaaaaatggttttagCAAAACTTAAATGAGAAGTCTTTCCAAGATATGTGCACTGTCAGCAATGACAAATAGGCTAGTAATTTAGATACCAATCACAGGTTACCTCTTTTTACGGAGGAATGTGTGTAACAAGGTGCTTAGGAATGTGTGCAACAAGGTgcttgagagtgaaacgcgtattggccattttaaaggactttATTGAGGACTTTTTTACAAGACatattcattttgtttttattttcaataaatttgtTACTTTTAAAATTCTACTCAAGTccttttttggagcctccaaggaatcttcataggggtagtgccatccccatttgGATTGGTACAAAATGtatatacctagagccgggacccaTAGGCTCAGGGccaggtgagcaccacatttaTTTACTCATACATGTGTTCTTCCATTGCCAAATCTACACATTGGCCCATTCTCTTTTATGTCTTTGAGAATTATTCCAAGCCGAAGtagaagggtggtgctaccataataagcacacaagccgcaatacggagccagtgtttccatatacaggctccttaaaatgtgagtgtacaaGTTCACTACGATATCATTGCTATTATTGCACTGCCACGttatataccatctgcactatcttgtatttttttcttgtattttttgacATGTACTTTATACTGCACTATTGAACGGAATAACGTTTGGTAAGCCatatatgtgtttgagcgctccacttataggtgtaggtctttgtcacttacaccgcactataATGTAGTAATTTAGATAATTTACAAATGGGCTAGTAACTTgtaatttatttgttaattttaaGATTGTGCTTTTGTGGAGTGCTCAATTACATTACAGGTTGAAGATTACTTACAGACACCAAAGTGAATTGATAAGGATTGCAGGTGACAGGTGTGTCATTAACATATTGTATTCAATACAGACATAATCCCTTGTTGCTGTGCgtccaatttgtctggttacaaatacgtgtctgggGCTGATACCAAGCAACAAAGTCACAATCAGAGGTCTATGTGAATTTTGCAcagaccccagaaggtgacagagccactttaacagTGGGATAGTGATCACTTCAACATGGCTTATCAGCGGATGTAATATGTTGATAATGACCAAACATGGGATTTctgtccgtccccccccccaccccccattttaTTTGGTCAAGTTTTCTTTCATTTGTCTAATAAAATGCCTTTAATACTCACTTTATTAACAATCAGCCAGATTTAAAATTGCACAGAGGGGTGCCTGCTTTTTTAAAATGGATAATTTCTCATTGCTTTGGATGCGGGAAGGaaatgacagcctgtcacttacTCCCAGACATAGAGAGCGCTGAGCTGGAGGGAAAGAGGTACAGGCATcagggtcctctctacattagttccaccactgacaATATTATATGTGATACGAAGATTATGTGTTTAATAAGACTTCAGTCGCCTCAATGTCTCCCTACTGGTTATTTTTGTGTAAATACTTTTCATGGTTTGATCTGTAGCAAAGTCTGCAAAGTTACTGCTTAATTTGTACATCTAGTGTTACTTAATTATTATTCAGCTACTCACACATATTAATATACCTGAGAAAAGTTATATTTAATCTCTGAGGAGATAGCACACTTTCAGTATTTAATTCTCAGTACACAATAGCCTGATATTTTTTGTAGATTCAGTGTTTACTCATAGAGCTATCTGTAAGTACTGAGGAAGTTGAAGACAGAACAAATACACAAGACAAGACCCAAACATAGCCCAAAAACTCTCCACTGCTTCTGCAAACTTCATACAGGGGTTTTCACTAACTCCACCTCTTCCTATTTTTGACTTCTAAAATCATCAGTCCCTATATCTAATGCACCATGGAAATGTAAGTTTGAAATGAAATATACAGGAACCAAAACTGCACATAAATTATTAAGCTAATTTGTGCAAATGTATTACGGAAGAAGATTaggtaatggttattttattattttgtaataccACTGTTGTAATAAAGTTCACATTATCCAATATTTCTTGGATCATCCTGATTTCTTTGTGGAACATCTTCCTTGGTGGGGAACATACCACCTAAGCATTTTGGATTGACAAAACCATTGTTTGCGCTCATTAATGTGAGTATATATCCTACTGTTttacttgtatttttatatatacagtaagcactatattttattttctgttgttataCCTACGGTGAGGATTTTGGCCTGCAAATATATTtggggtcaatacaaaccattgtctgaaaatctattcataaacaggactatgcaTGGGACACAAGGGCATGCATTTAGACTAGATGaaatgagatttagtctaaggcaaagtaaagttttttttttacaggaagaataataaggatgtggaattctctgcctgaagaggtggttataTTATAGTGTgtacagcaactggatgaataatataatattcagggatatcattttcaattaatggggtaatagcttcttaatccaaggagagatctgactgcccttctggagtcaagaaggaatttattaCTAGTTTATTGCAAATTTGGAAGCACTTTTCAGAAGGCAAAAAACTTGtttgttttggatcaacagcaaaaatagatGTGAGAATGGTTACAGCCTTGTTTTTCAGTTGCTAGAAATACAGATGGGGGCTGTTATTGGGACATCTGATGCCCCCACCTGTGTGCATCTGATAAGTGCTCAAAAAAGGGGAGTGATCAGGTAACTTGTACTGCAGaggtttttaataaatgttttgtcCATTGGCTGCTAGCATTGACAGCAGGCAAATAATTTGGATTTTTAAAATGTGGGACCTAATTTTAGGCATCCTGACCCAGATTTTAACAATCTAGATCTGGTAGCTGTAATCTAGACGTATTTTCGATGATGGCCGAAAAATTGAGGTTAAATACAATTCCTGGTTAAGCATGCTATAGTTCCTTTGtccaaaaaaattgaaaaaaaaatctgtagttATTATATAGGAGGGAAAATATAAACAGGCTTGCCAAAATATAGGTAATAACATAAATTATTTACCCTAGTAGTTCATAAGAGTTATACACCTGATATAGAAACTGGAGAGAACTCATTCACTCATGGTTTATTGAGTCTTATAATGATACTATCTGGGAAAACCACAGTGGACAATAGCAGTGTGAATTTATGAAGCCTACATATGGTTATCCATAtgaattgcaatttattgatatcaATAGTTGAACTGTGAAACACTTCCTGTTTAACAAATAACTCAATAAGGTGTTTGTTATCAGAACAATAAACAGAAGAAAGGgaagtaaatatgaaaataaagaacAAGCATGTATTAAACACGTATAGTTATGGAAATAATAACTCTTGATGAGGAACTAAATATATAATGATGCAAAATGTGCTCTACCTGCACCAGCTGTAGAAGATAATGAAGTACATCGTCATCTGGTAGGCTATCCAACTTCTGAACAGCCATAGCTCGTACATTTTCATCCGAAAAATTGCAATCTAGAAGTTGAATTGTTAGTCCGACATCTAGGGAGCAGTCATCCCATGCTTCTCTTTTACTTAACAAATGGTATGTTTTTGCAACAATTTCCTGCTCCCCCCACTTGACAGAACTAAATAATTTGGGGTATGCTTCTGGATGTTTAATAATTTCATATCTGAAATGCCATAACAGTTCTTGATCCTCTGGTGACAGTGGATGCAATGGGTCAGTGGCTATAATCTCCTCTAGCTGCTTACGTAGTTGATTAGGCATTTCAGTTCTTGCCCTATCTTGCTCAGAATCAAACACAGGCTTGTGCTTAGGCAGTGCAACTGGGTGACAATATTTGTCCAGGCTTATGGAAATTGCCATAGATGTATCCTTGTCAGGATTTGTTGCAGAAGTAAGTTTATCAGCATTGATGCTTCCTTGCTCTTCCCCTTTACCTGGTATCTTCCACATGTGAAGGACATACTCTCCTTGCCTTAATAAAAACCTGTGGTCAATTAACAACAGGTTTACATAATAAAGAAGTTGATTTTTACATTTTGAGTCTGAACTGCTTGAGTCCGGTGACTGCATATTTGTCTTATTCGAGGGTGTAAGAGCCTTACCACAAAATATCTGTAGATTCAGAAGAGCCCCTTTTGGTAAGTCTTTAATTTTAATATCAAACTCAAGCCATGTATTCCAAAGAACTTCTTCAGTAAAAGGCTTGCACGTAGTCCTTCTTTGTGCAAGTACCTGTTGGCTATGCTGAATATTAGCTTCCACAAAAACAATAATCTCAGTATTCCTTGGCAAAACAGGGATATCAATTCCAATTATTTTTACCCTAAACTTTCTGTTGCAGTCCCAAAGGGATATTGTGAAAATTTTCTCATGATCTTTTCCATCAATGGTAAGTTGCTCATGATAACCTGTGACCCCAGTACAATCATCAACTAGTGGCCACTCTTCTTTATGGACCATGTCCTCTGTTGGATCAGGGGGGGTATCCAAAACAAGATGTATTTCGTCCCCATTTTTGATGCACTGTCTTATCCAGTGAAAATCTTTAATTGGGGAATTTCCTATGATATATTCATCTCTTCCACAAACCCGGAGGACAAAGTCCAGCTCACTGTGTTCTTCAGAAATGTCAAGCAAAGACTTCTTCTTGGCCATCTTTGTAAAGAAGCTCTGCAATATTACATCTGGTGTGTCGTCGATAGACACTCTAATTGTGTGACTTGTCATTCCTTTgtgtataattataaaaatgctATTGGAAGAAATCTTTCTGCATAAATACTCAGGAAGAGCTTTTGAAGTTACCCAAGGGTCCATGGAATAAAGCCGAGCATCTCTCTTTGCCAGTTCAATCATTCGAGGTGTGACTAGTCGTCGACGAGTAAATTCTAGTTCATCATCATGAACATTGCTTACGTCCGTAACGTCATATCCAATAAGATAATTTAATTGCTTTTGGTACTCTAGCGTTTCATCTGATGTTTTCTCTTTTTGGACAACATAAATCTTTCCAACAGTTTTCTGTAAAACCTTCCAGTACATTATGCAGTCTAATGTTTGTATTACCTGGTGCTTGTCATATATTTCATACCATTGTCCCTTTTTCTGATATTGCAGGAGGAACTGGTCTGGAGCAAGTCTGTGGTAAAAATCACTGTTGTGGCTTTTCTCAATAGCATGCATCCAGACTTGTGCTTTCATCTGCTCAACTGTACAGTTGCCTGCTATTTCTAGCAGTATCGTGTCCGCTGCTTTGTTATTTTTATGGTTAGTAGGTAAAATGAATTCTATAGGAATCAGTTCCATGGAGAATACGTTACTGGCTGCTGAATGAGGTCTCATTTTTCTTCTTCTACGTTTGTTTTCATCCCTCAGAACAACAGGCTGGTCATTGTTCTCCAGCTCCATGCCAGATGCAATCTAGGAATACAAATTAAGAATACAAATTAGAAACacagtttttgtgaaaaaaacattttcataacATGTCTCACCAATACATTTCCACGGATGCTAAAATTTGACACTATCATTTGCAAAGAAGGTGGCACTATCATATAAAGGAGCTGCTTTTGAACCATTCTGCACATGAGGTACTCATATGAGAGAGGTTGTGAGCGACCTGTTAAAAGTGGAACATgctagcattaaaggaacactctaaacaccaaaaaaaaacaaacactgtagtggttatggtgacagaggTGCCTTGGCACCCCACAATTCAAAGATTTAAACCATTAGTGATTTGACTTCATACATTTGGTCTGGTGGGTGCAGCTCCCTGACTTCACTCAACATGAAGTGGGAGTTGGGAGCTTGATGTTGCTAGACTGaatttaaaacaacaaaaatcaacatatttgttttgtttattttttagataAGTTTTGTGTGTTGTGCTGTTTTACATACATAGTAATTATGCTATCCATTCTGACAAATGTTTATATTAGCAGGTAGAGTTAGGTCTACATGCTCCTTGGCAAAATTCCATGCTGATAATATTATGTGAACAAAAAAATATCACATGCAGGATAAAGGGAATCCCATAAACAGTCCACTTTAATCTTTGTAtgctttttttaaataagcatatTTGCACATACATTGAAGTTACCTTTTTGCAACAAGATTTCTAAACATTATTCATGCATGTACTCCAGAAGTTTTATTTACCATGCCTTATTTTAACTGAATAGAGTCTATGCTGAACAATTGACTTAGTAGTAGGAGAAacacctactttttttttttttaagtttttc
This Pelobates fuscus isolate aPelFus1 chromosome 3, aPelFus1.pri, whole genome shotgun sequence DNA region includes the following protein-coding sequences:
- the PIK3CG gene encoding phosphatidylinositol 4,5-bisphosphate 3-kinase catalytic subunit gamma isoform yields the protein MELENNDQPVVLRDENKRRRRKMRPHSAASNVFSMELIPIEFILPTNHKNNKAADTILLEIAGNCTVEQMKAQVWMHAIEKSHNSDFYHRLAPDQFLLQYQKKGQWYEIYDKHQVIQTLDCIMYWKVLQKTVGKIYVVQKEKTSDETLEYQKQLNYLIGYDVTDVSNVHDDELEFTRRRLVTPRMIELAKRDARLYSMDPWVTSKALPEYLCRKISSNSIFIIIHKGMTSHTIRVSIDDTPDVILQSFFTKMAKKKSLLDISEEHSELDFVLRVCGRDEYIIGNSPIKDFHWIRQCIKNGDEIHLVLDTPPDPTEDMVHKEEWPLVDDCTGVTGYHEQLTIDGKDHEKIFTISLWDCNRKFRVKIIGIDIPVLPRNTEIIVFVEANIQHSQQVLAQRRTTCKPFTEEVLWNTWLEFDIKIKDLPKGALLNLQIFCGKALTPSNKTNMQSPDSSSSDSKCKNQLLYYVNLLLIDHRFLLRQGEYVLHMWKIPGKGEEQGSINADKLTSATNPDKDTSMAISISLDKYCHPVALPKHKPVFDSEQDRARTEMPNQLRKQLEEIIATDPLHPLSPEDQELLWHFRYEIIKHPEAYPKLFSSVKWGEQEIVAKTYHLLSKREAWDDCSLDVGLTIQLLDCNFSDENVRAMAVQKLDSLPDDDVLHYLLQLVQAVKFEPYHDSALSRFLLKRALRSKRIGHFLFWFLRSEIAQSMHYQQRFAVILEAYLRGCGTAMLNDFRKQVQVTELLHKVTMEIKLVSAEKYDVTSQVITQLRQKLEKLQGSKLPESFRVPYDPGLRAGLLVVEKCKVMASKKKPLWLEFKCADATALTNETIGIIFKHGDDLRQDMLILQILRIMGSIWEAESLDLCLLPYGCISTGNKIGMIQIVKDATTIAQIQQSTVGNTGAFKDEVLSQWLKEKCPLEDKFNAAVERFVYSCAGYCVATFVLGIGDRHNDNIMITETGNLFHIDFGHILGNYKSFLGINKERVPFVLTPDFLYVMGTSGKKTSLYFHKFQDVCVKAYLALRHHSNLMIILFSMMLMTGMPQLTSKEDIEYIRDSLTIGKNEESAKKHFLDQIEVCRDKGWTVQFNWFLHLVLGIKQGVEKHSA